A genomic window from Prunus persica cultivar Lovell chromosome G2, Prunus_persica_NCBIv2, whole genome shotgun sequence includes:
- the LOC109947200 gene encoding 10 kDa chaperonin 1, chloroplastic, whose translation MASTFVTLPNPLLCKPNTASLSNQKLLPGLRRNCLRINAVSKKWEPTKVVPQADRVLIRLEELPEKSAGGVLLPKSAVKFERYLMGEILSVGAEVGEVKAGKKVLFSDINAYEVDLGTDGRHCFCKESELLAVVE comes from the exons ATGGCTTCCACTTTTGTCACTCTACCAAACCCTTTGCTGTGCAAACCTAATACTGCTTCTCTGTCGAACCAGAAGCTACTGCCAG GTCTGCGAAGAAACTGTTTGAGAATTAACGCAGTTTCCAAGAAATGGGAACCCACCAAG GTGGTTCCACAAGCTGACAGGGTGCTTATTCGTCTTGAGGAACTCCCCGAG AAATCAGCTGGAGGAGTTTTGCTGCCCAAATCAGCCGTTAAATTTGAGCGGTATCTTATGGGAGAA ATTCTTTCTGTTGGTGCTGAGGTTGGGGAAGTCAAGGCTGGAAAGAAG GTTCTTTTCTCGGACATAAATGCATATGAG GTGGATTTGGGAACAGATGGCAGGCACTGCTTCTGCAAAGAGAGTGAATTGCTGGCCGTAGTTGAATAA
- the LOC18785124 gene encoding uncharacterized protein LOC18785124, whose translation MVKKRLCCCGWFIIFCHLLLAALVFSKNHGNPANDLVEIINNNRTAHKLSKLNDSPGLGCIALQYAELCKGNCSINNTVKCKPSEDDFTEVFAPDCGVELPTFGTITGHIVGCQSKYLEPSLAFVHVLVRDSKALSILRNKSHTEVGVGMVRVHKGPFFWSVLFSSGKTNSTFVLENRGAGIQQKKGCYSGSSIPCSAGQQNASLVLNNVMIMGFLCVVYLLKQFHFNL comes from the exons ATGGTGAAGAAGCGGCTTTGTTGCTGTGGGTGGTTCATAATTTTCTGTCATCTACTGCTAGCAGCTCTTGTTTTCTCCAAGAACCATG GAAACCCTGCAAATGATCTTGTTGAGATTATCAACAACAACCGAACAGCCCATAAACTTTCAAAACTAAATGACAGTCCTGGACTCGGGTGCATTGCGCTGCAATATGCCGAATTGTGCAAGGGAAACTGCTCTATCAACAACACTGTAAAATGCAAACCATCTGAAGATGACTTCACCGAAGTTTTTGCCCCCGATTGTGGTGTAGAACTACCAACTTTTGGCACCATAACTGGCCACATTGTGGGTTGCCAATCCAAGTATCTTGAGCCATCACTAGCCTTTGTACATGTTCTTGTTCGAGACAGCAAGGCTTTATCAATTCTGAGAAATAAATCACATACCGAGGTGGGTGTAGGCATGGTTCGGGTTCATAAAGGGCCATTCTTTTGGAGTGTTCTTTTCAGCAGTGGGAAGACAAACTCTAcatttgttcttgaaaatCGCGGTGCAGGGATCCAGCAAAAGAAAGGGTGCTATAGTGGAAGCAGCATACCATGCAGTGCAGGACAACAGAATGCTTCTCTGGTTTTGAACAATGTTATGATCATGGGTTTTCTATGCGTTGTTTATCTTTTGAAACAGTTTCACTTCAATTTGTAA
- the LOC18784911 gene encoding E3 ubiquitin-protein ligase ATL4: MSQSSPPSPPAPPLIPSEPQHHSFSFKTLSPSLLIILLILAVTVVASISLCFLLRHLNGRCLRRLTPSSAGSAPAESRRISTRRVSPDNAASLPLFTYSTITRRSSSTVSADCAVCLSKFEPSDELRLLPLCCHAFHAMCIDTWLQSHQTCPLCRSPIAASDAELMALVSNAGAATMNSGSFRLEIGNVSRRNRTTSDESSIPADANRRSYSIGSFEYVVEDESSEVRLSNAQKEDIILVVAEPPEPPSQALEPSLAAEVGSGRTSWLKDYIDRLSSSLSSRDISFRSSGRFFTGSSRRSEASIIGDWSLESGRVGEEISEMFRWLSGV; this comes from the coding sequence ATGTCGCAGAGCTCACCGCCATCACCGCCAGCACCGCCATTGATACCCTCTGAACCTCAGCACCATTCTTTCTCCTTCAAAACCCTAAGCCCAAGCCTCCTCATAATCCTCCTCATCCTCGCCGTCACGGTCGTCGCCTCAATCTCGCTCTGCTTCCTCCTCCGCCACCTCAACGGCCGCTGTCTCCGCCGCCTCACCCCGTCCTCAGCCGGGTCAGCACCAGCCGAGTCGCGTCGAATCTCGACTCGCCGAGTCAGCCCCGACAACGCagcctccctccctctcttcaCCTACTCCACCATCACCCGCCGGTCTTCCTCTACCGTCTCCGCCGACTGCGCCGTCTGCTTGTCGAAGTTCGAGCCGAGTGACGAGCTTCGACTCCTCCCTCTCTGCTGCCACGCCTTCCACGCCATGTGCATCGACACGTGGCTTCAATCGCACCAGACGTGTCCTCTGTGCCGCTCCCCGATCGCCGCCTCCGACGCCGAGCTCATGGCGCTCGTCTCCAATGCCGGCGCTGCGACGATGAACAGCGGAAGCTTCCGTCTGGAGATCGGAAACGTAAGTCGCCGCAACCGAACGACGTCGGATGAGAGCTCCATTCCGGCCGATGCTAATCGCCGGTCCTACTCAATTGGTTCATTCGAGTATGTCGTCGAGGACGAGTCTTCGGAGGTGCGGTTGAGCAATGCGCAGAAGGAAGATATCATTTTGGTCGTCGCCGAACCACCGGAGCCGCCATCGCAAGCGTTAGAGCCGAGCCTAGCCGCCGAGGTAGGCTCGGGGAGGACTAGTTGGCTCAAAGACTACATCGACCGCCTATCGAGCTCTCTATCTTCTCGTGACATATCATTTCGCAGCTCGGGGAGATTTTTCACCGGAAGCAGCCGCCGGAGTGAGGCTTCCATAATCGGAGATTGGAGCTTGGAGTCTGGCCGGGTCGGGGAGGAGATATCGGAGATGTTCCGTTGGCTATCAGGGGTGTAA
- the LOC18786929 gene encoding protein goliath → MGSKPSSSFLTGGGDSDSVTALELSERLHGGLVNERGPRSFCSSRLHANGTCSCETSLMAEISSIHATVLRIIMLTEALNEILDEIRHVPLSLSQSMLSPPAPENVVNSFPLKNHKSEITESKAQDAQECYICLSEYNEGDKIRVLPCCHEFHMECVDRWLKEKQGVCPLCRGDVCKGIAESSD, encoded by the exons ATGGGGTCGAAACCATCCTCTTCATTTCTCACAGGTGGTGGCGACTCTGATTCTGTAACTGCCCTTGAG CTTTCAGAAAGGCTACATGGTGGTCTTGTTAACGAGAGAGGTCCAAGGTCTTTCTGTTCATCCAGGCTCCATGCTAATGGTACATGCTCCTGTGAAACATCCTTGATGGCTGAAATTTCCAGTATTCATGCAACTGTTTTGCGGATAATCATGCTTACTGAGGCACTAAACGAG ATCTTGGATGAAATACGTCATGTTCCATTGTCACTTTCACAATCTATGCTCTCTCCCCCAGCCCCTGAGAATGTTGTAAACTCGTTTCCTCTCAAAAATCATAAGTCTGAGATCACTGAGAGCAAGGCCCAAGATGCACAAGA GTGTTACATTTGCTTGTCTGAGTATAATGAAGGAGATAAAATAAGAGTTCTCCCTTGTTGTCATGAATTCCATATGGAATGCGTTGACAGATggctaaaagaaaagcaagg TGTATGCCCACTTTGCAGAGGAGATGTTTGCAAGGGCATTGCCGAGAGTTCTGACTAA
- the LOC18786670 gene encoding 23 kDa jasmonate-induced protein, with the protein MAYNVFGNPIQNSTLKGMPEYKLKAIERNDRAKVALQMKNVGDKDLKALTFVENLKKQHGDGISTLCLIYNATGDTLTYSISKDWCGHIGHFPYPTLIANGQWGAFLHVQKLGTPEGSVATVVYNGKNKDGEDRGRLLAWSNNRVAYKNKVFTESRTAEHYLDNVGWIPLIYDYVDKSGTYKSEKWGGCFSTISTGYGTSPIVEAIFMLDDA; encoded by the exons atggcgtATAATGTGTTCGGCAACCCCATCCAAAACTCAACGTTGAAGGGGATGCCGGAGTACAAGTTAAAGGCAATAGAAAGAAATGACAGGGCAAAAGTGGCTCTGCAAATGAAAAACGTCGGGGACAAGGACCTCAAGGCCCTTACGTTTGTGGAGAATTTGAAGAAGCAGCATGGTGATGGAATTTCTACACTTTGCCTTATTTACAATGCGACTGGGGACACCTTAACCTATTCTATAAGTAAGGACTGGTGTGGGCACATTGGACACTTCCCCTACCCTACACTCATTGCAAATGGGCAGTGGGGTGCCTTTCTACATGTCCAAAAACTTGGAACGCCTGAAGGATCTGTCGCCACTGTTGTGTACAACGGCAAGAACAAGGACGGAGAAGACCGCGGCCGGCTGCTGGCATGGAGCAACAATAGGGTTGCCTACAAAAACAAG GTGTTTACTGAGAGCCGAACTGCTGAACACTATTTGGATAATGTGGGTTGGATCCCCCTAATCTATGATTATGTGGATAAATCTGGCACCTACAAAAGTGAGAAATGGGGTGGATGCTTCTCAACTATCTCAACTGGCTATGGCACTTCCCCAATAGTTGAAGCAATATTCATGTTGGACGATGCTTGA